GCGGCCTGGGCGGCGGCAGCTCGAGCGGTTCGGGCGGCACCAGCGGCACGAGCAGCGGCGGCCCGCTCGGACCGGTCACGGGCCTGCTGGGCTCGCTGACGGGTGCGCTCGGCGGCCTCGGTTCGAGCGGCACGAGCGGTACCGGCGGAACGAGTGGCACGGGCGGCACCAGCGGCATCGGTGGCGCGGGTATCGGCGGCCTGCTGGCGCCGGTCACCAACCTCGTCAACTCGCTGACCCCGCTCGGCGCCAGCCTCACCGGCACGGTCACGACGCCGGGCGGCAACGTGACGGGCACGCTCGGCGGCCTGCTGTCGAGCGGCCCGGTCGGCACGGTGGCGGGTGCGCTGACGACGCCGGCAGGCGCCGCGGGCGCCATCGGCACGGCCAGCCCCGGCGGTGCAGCCGGCGCGGTCACGACGCCGGCGGGTGGCGGCTCGGTGGTGGGCGGCCTGACCGGCAGCTCGAACGGCGGTGCCGCGGGCGGCGCCGGCAACCTGCTGTCGCCGGTGACGAACCTCCTGGGCGGTCTGCTGGGCGGCGGCAACAAGAAGTAACGCTTTACCTATCAGAACCACAGGCCAATGGCCGGGCGCGCATCCATACAAAGCCCGGCCGACGGCCGGCGTCACCCGCCAAGCGGGGGCGCCGGCCCTCATCCGTACGAGGATCCGATCATGAATTCCACGCTTGACGGCATCGCCGCGGTCCAGGACCGCCCACCCCGTTCCGCCACGCCGCTGCGCGCCGGCCTGCTCGGCATCGCCGCCGGGCTCTTCGCGCTGTGGATCACGCGCGACCACCCGACGCTCGATGCAGCCACGCGCGCGGTCATCGCCAGCCTCGCGATCATCGGCACGATCGCGCTGCACGAAATCTTCATCTCGCGCGTGTACCTGCGCCCGAGCGCAGGCCTGTCGCGGCAGGCCGTCCGGCCGCTCGGCATCGCACGCGTCGCGACGCGGCTCGGCGCGCTGACGTCGATCTATGCGGGCATCGGCACGATCTACTGGCTGCTGCCCGAATACCACGGCGCGTTCTACCTGCCGTTCTGGTCGCTGTTGCGCTCGCTCGCGCCGTACGTGATCGTCGCCGCGCCGTTCTATTTCGCGTGGATGGACCGCCACCAGCGCGAGACCGACGACGCGTACCTGCTGTGGGGCCGTTACCTGTTCCGCCGCGAGCAGCCCGCGAGCTGGAAGCCGGTGCGCGAGATGCTGGCCGGCTGGGGCGTGAAGGCGTTCTTCCTGCCGCTGATGACCGTCTACCTGTCGAAGGACGCCGATCACCTGACCGCGTCGCTCACGAACGCGATGCACGCGCCGATGACGATCGCGGCCTTCGTGTTCATGTACGACCTGTCGTTCACGATGGACCTGATGTTCGGCACCGTCGGCTACCTGTGCACGTTCCGCATCCTCGACAGCCATGTGCGCACCGTCGAGCCGACGACGCTCGGCTGGGTGGCCGCGCTGATGTGCTACCAGCCGTTCTGGTC
This window of the Burkholderia lata genome carries:
- a CDS encoding isoprenylcysteine carboxylmethyltransferase family protein; its protein translation is MNSTLDGIAAVQDRPPRSATPLRAGLLGIAAGLFALWITRDHPTLDAATRAVIASLAIIGTIALHEIFISRVYLRPSAGLSRQAVRPLGIARVATRLGALTSIYAGIGTIYWLLPEYHGAFYLPFWSLLRSLAPYVIVAAPFYFAWMDRHQRETDDAYLLWGRYLFRREQPASWKPVREMLAGWGVKAFFLPLMTVYLSKDADHLTASLTNAMHAPMTIAAFVFMYDLSFTMDLMFGTVGYLCTFRILDSHVRTVEPTTLGWVAALMCYQPFWSLFSNNYIRYEGSMFWDNWLMSAPTLRVIWGAVIILLLLTYALCTISFGLRFSNLTNRGIITSGPYRFTKHPAYITKNLSYWMVSVPFVEPLGWQIGLMHCAGLVAVNLIYYTRAKTEERHLMRDPDYRAYAEWIAQHGLFARIKQAFGQRAPA